Proteins co-encoded in one Novosphingobium sp. PP1Y genomic window:
- a CDS encoding Rieske 2Fe-2S domain-containing protein has protein sequence MTDTAVLGENLSKTATGTGRRVPYRVFTDPEYHAREQEKIFQGENWSFVALEAEIPEAGDFKSTFIGETPVIVTRAADGAVHVVVNRCAHRGALVCRELRGNRPNLECVYHQWAYDLAGNLIGVPFRRGLKGQGGMPGDFDMKQHGLKQLRVGIVGGLVFASFSQSVVPLNDFLGPLVVEHVERIMHKPIKVLGDQRQYVHGNWKLYAENTRDPYHASLLHLFHNTFGLYRSTQTGKSVMDTEKRHSLLYSIAASNDETADKQAYGDSRTFDTEFKLQDMSLLKGRQEFEDGITLVILAVFPNLVLQQIQNTLAVRQIVPKGPEAFELVWTHFGYADDDAEMQAIRRKQTNLIGPAGLISMEDGEAVEIVQNAIVGEQQATSFIAMGGGRAEDADHLVTEGAIVGFWDNYEKLVGFETAR, from the coding sequence ATGACCGACACAGCTGTGCTAGGTGAGAACCTCTCGAAGACCGCAACCGGAACTGGTCGCCGGGTTCCCTATCGGGTCTTCACCGACCCGGAATATCACGCGCGCGAGCAGGAAAAGATCTTCCAGGGCGAGAACTGGTCGTTCGTCGCGCTCGAAGCGGAAATCCCGGAAGCTGGCGATTTCAAATCGACGTTCATTGGCGAAACGCCGGTCATCGTTACCAGGGCTGCGGACGGCGCCGTTCATGTCGTGGTCAACCGCTGCGCCCATCGCGGCGCCCTGGTCTGCCGCGAACTGCGCGGCAATCGTCCGAACCTCGAATGCGTGTACCACCAATGGGCCTATGACCTCGCCGGCAATCTGATCGGGGTGCCGTTTCGCCGGGGTCTCAAGGGCCAGGGCGGCATGCCCGGCGATTTCGACATGAAGCAGCACGGCCTCAAGCAGCTGCGCGTCGGGATCGTCGGCGGGCTGGTCTTCGCGAGCTTTTCGCAAAGCGTGGTGCCCCTGAACGATTTTCTCGGCCCGCTGGTGGTCGAGCATGTCGAACGGATCATGCACAAGCCGATCAAGGTGCTGGGCGACCAGCGGCAATATGTTCACGGCAACTGGAAGCTCTATGCCGAGAATACCCGCGATCCCTATCACGCCAGCCTCTTGCACCTGTTCCACAACACGTTCGGCCTCTATCGCTCGACCCAGACCGGCAAGTCGGTGATGGATACCGAAAAGCGGCATTCGCTGCTCTATTCGATCGCCGCCAGCAACGACGAGACTGCTGACAAGCAGGCCTATGGCGATTCCCGGACCTTCGATACCGAGTTCAAGCTGCAGGACATGTCGCTGCTCAAGGGCCGCCAGGAATTCGAGGACGGCATTACCCTGGTTATCCTTGCGGTGTTCCCGAACCTCGTCCTCCAGCAGATCCAGAACACGCTTGCGGTGCGGCAGATCGTGCCCAAGGGGCCGGAGGCCTTCGAGCTGGTCTGGACCCACTTCGGCTATGCCGACGACGACGCCGAAATGCAGGCAATCCGGCGCAAGCAGACCAATCTGATCGGTCCGGCCGGCCTGATTTCGATGGAAGACGGCGAAGCGGTCGAAATCGTGCAGAACGCAATCGTCGGCGAGCAGCAGGCGACCTCGTTCATCGCCATGGGCGGTGGCCGCGCCGAAGATGCCGACCACCTTGTCACTGAAGGCGCCATTGTCGGCTTCTGGGACAATTACGAGAAGCTGGTCGGCTTCGAGACCGCGCGATGA
- a CDS encoding aromatic-ring-hydroxylating dioxygenase subunit beta — MLADAPARFEIQQLATELNALYAELIDDDRLEEWPELFVSDCVYTVIARENFERNMVSAAIYCDSRGMLVDRIVSLRKANIFPVHAYRHILGPTRVVSTTGTLAKAQTNYAVLMTRTDGRTTIYNSGKYIDEIDLSGERPMFRSKIAVFDTNLIDTMMVRPI, encoded by the coding sequence ATGCTAGCCGACGCTCCTGCACGCTTCGAAATCCAGCAGCTCGCGACCGAGCTCAACGCGCTCTACGCCGAACTCATCGACGACGATCGCCTGGAAGAATGGCCGGAACTGTTTGTTTCGGACTGCGTCTATACCGTGATCGCGCGCGAAAATTTCGAGCGAAACATGGTTTCGGCCGCGATTTATTGCGACAGCCGCGGCATGCTGGTGGATCGCATCGTGTCCCTGCGCAAGGCCAATATCTTTCCGGTTCATGCCTACCGTCATATTCTCGGTCCGACCCGGGTCGTTTCCACAACTGGAACGCTCGCCAAGGCGCAAACCAACTACGCGGTCCTCATGACCCGCACTGACGGACGCACCACGATCTACAATTCAGGCAAATATATCGACGAGATCGATCTGTCGGGCGAACGCCCGATGTTCCGTTCGAAGATCGCCGTTTTCGATACCAACCTCATCGACACGATGATGGTTCGCCCGATTTAG